The following are encoded in a window of Hippoglossus stenolepis isolate QCI-W04-F060 chromosome 10, HSTE1.2, whole genome shotgun sequence genomic DNA:
- the jade1 gene encoding protein Jade-1 yields MKRSRLPSSSDDSDNESNSTCWSQHSSQPRRGTGQKPSEVFRTDLITAMKVHDSYQLNTEDYYVLADQWRQDWEKGVQVPVSPQSIPEPVARALAEKGKEVMFVKPKKLIRTSGAEALGYVDIRTLAEGMCRYDLNEEDVAWLQNINEEFAEMAMPLLDEITMERVIEEFEHRCHENMTHATETEEGLGIEYDEDVVCDVCRSPDGEDNNEMVFCDKCNICVHQACYGIQKVPKGSWLCRICALGILPKCQLCPKKGGAMKPTRSGTKWVHVSCALWIPEVSIGNPEKMEPITNVSHIPSNRWALICCLCKEKRGACIQCSAKNCRTAFHVTCGLHASLEMNTILTEDDEVKFKSYCPKHSGLEGAESRDGDSGDEEEKEGARDKKGRRRGRVRGEEDAASSSLSSYVPPQLVDRASSEAEALSSRQLENRVNLRKLKLQEMEEEFYQFVEVEEVASHLKLLPEVVDFLYQYWKLKRKANFNQPLLTPKKDEEESLARREQEVLLRRLQLFTHLRQDLERVRNLTYMVTRREKMKRSLWRVQEQIFQQQVKLLDHELLTGDPSAKDLEELFSLGWLNSQGSKSRSSWSHSGLKTKRGSLKQERRKSTDRRSFSDSPHIHKKENLSKQPETKDGKSSRIKEAAEAASDAHIQNSEISQEFLFPKLQEAIAVKLHKPESRKGPRREPPGPEPEAPPRGKRDDHEQEERRRKRRSEVAENFSSQVKNKFGSKHLEKTVSIRLVDIRSSDTDDYFIDEGLSRRSPASLDVTTNTKFNRAGVGSDAKTNGWLRRTQASGSHSSHGAVGHIRGWGKFRIPKRSERPLTMKEEEEEQGKPLLRPLTNTPEPPYARTRLRTGAENDGYASDSKPSDGEVEPCLKRCHSHQLRGDSSLSRRYGSDIIRRGVLAS; encoded by the exons ATGAAGAGAAGCCGACTCCCCAGCAGCAGCGATGACTCTGACAATGAAA GTAACTCCACCTGCTGGTCCCAGCATTCATCACAGCCGAGGAGGGGCACTGGACAGAAACCCTCCGAG GTTTTCAGGACGGACCTGATCACGGCCATGAAGGTTCACGACTCGTACCAGCTGAACACAGAGGACTACTACGTCCTCGCCGACCAGTGGAGGCAGGACTGGGAGAAGGGCGTCCAGGTCCCCGTCAGCCCCCAGTCCATCCCGGAGCCCGTCGCCAG GGCGTTGgcagagaaagggaaggaggtgatgtttGTGAAGCCAAAGAAGCTCATCCGGACGTCGGGCGCCGAGGCGTTGGGCTATGTCGACATCCGGACGCTGGCGGAAGGGATGTGCCGCTACGACCTGAACGAGGAAGACGTGGCCTGGCTGCAGAACATCAACGAGGAGTTTGCAGAGATGG CGATGCCGCTGCTCGACGAGATCACCATGGAGCGGGTGATCGAGGAGTTCGAGCACCGCTGCCACGAAAACATGACGCACGCCACGGAGACGGAGGAGGGTTTGGGTATCGAGTACGACGAGGACGTGGTGTGCGACGTGTGCCGGTCGCCTGACGGGGAGGACAACAACGAGATGGTGTTCTGCGACAAGTGCAACATCTGCGTCcaccag GCGTGCTACGGCATCCAGAAAGTCCCGAAGGGCAGCTGGCTGTGCCGGATCTGCGCCCTCGGCATCCTGCCCAAATGTCAGCTGTGTCCCAAGAAGGGCGGAGCCATGAAACCGACCCGAAGTGGAACCAAGTGGGTCCACGTCAGCTGTGCCTTGTGGATTCCAGAG GTGAGCATCGGGAATCCAGAGAAGATGGAGCCGATCACCAACGTGTCCCACATCCCCAGCAACAGATGGGCTCTGATCTGCTGCCTGTgcaaagagaagaggggagCGTGTATTCAG tgcTCAGCAAAAAACTGCCGGACTGCCTTCCACGTGACGTGCGGCCTCCACGCCAGCCTTGAGATGAACACCATCCTCACTGAGGACGACGAGGTCAAGTTCAAGTCGTACTGCCCCAAGCACTCTGGGCTCGAGGGCGCCGAGTCCAGAGACGGAGACTcgggggacgaggaggagaaggagggtgCCAGAGACAAgaagggcaggaggagaggcagggtgagaggggaggaagacgccgcctcctcctctttgtcgtCCTATGTGCCTCCTCAGCTCGTGGACAGAGCGTCCAGCGAGGCGGAGGCCCTCAGCAGCCGCCAGCTGGAGAATAGAGTCAACCTCCGCAAGCTGAAACtgcaggagatggaggaggagttCTACCAGtttgtggaggtggaggaggtggccAGTCACCTGAAGCTGCTGCCGGAGGTGGTGGACTTCCTCTACCAGTACTGGAAGCTGAAGCGCAAAGCCAACTTCAACCAGCCGCTCCTCACGCCCAagaaggacgaggaggagagccTGGCACGCCGCGAGCAGGAGGTGCTGCTGCGACGCCTGCAGCTCTTCACGCACCTCCGCCAGGACCTGGAGAGG GTTCGTAACTTGACCTACATGGTGACTCGGAGGGAGAAGATGAAGCGCTCGCTGTGGAGAGTCCAGGAGCAGATCttccagcagcaggtgaagctgCTGGACCACGAGCTGCTCACAG GAGACCCTTCAGCGAAGGACCTGGAGGAGCTCTTCTCTCTGGGCTGGTTGAACTCTCAGGGCTCCAAGTCTCGCTCCTCCTGGAGCCACTCTGGACTCAAAACCAAACGAGGCTCTTTGAAgcaggagagaaggaaaagcaCCGACAGGAGGAGCTTCTCTGACTCGCCACACATTCACAAGAAGGAGAATCTGAGCAAACAGCCGGAGACCAAGGACGGTAAAAGCTCCAGAATCAAAGAGGCGGCAGAGGCTGCGAGCGACGCCCACATCCAGAACTCTGAGATCAGTCAGGAGTTTCTTTTCCCAAAGCTTCAGGAGGCCATCGCTGTCAAGCTGCACAAACCTGAGAGCAGGAAAGGGCCCAGGAGAGAGCCCCCGGGGCCCGAACCCGAGGCGCCGCCCAGAGGGAAACGAGACGACcacgagcaggaggagaggaggaggaagaggaggagcgaggTGGCAGAGAACTTCTCCAGTCAGGTCAAGAACAAGTTCGGGTCCAAGCATCTGGAGAAAACCGTTTCCATCCGGCTGGTGGACATCAGAAGCTCCGACACCGACGACTACTTCATCGACGAAGGATTGAGCAGGAGAAGCCCCGCCTCTCTGGATGTGACAACCAACACTAAGTTTAACAGAGCCGGCGTCGGCTCGGACGCCAAAACCAACGGGTGGCTGAGGAGAACCCAGGCGAGCGGCTCCCACTCGTCCCACGGAGCCGTCGGCCACATCAGAGGCTGGGGGAAGTTCAGGATCCCTAAAAGGAGCGAGAGACCTCTGacgatgaaggaggaggaggaggagcaaggCAAGCCGCTGCTGAGGCCGCTGACCAACACGCCGGAGCCGCCGTACGCCAGAACGCGACTCCGCACGGGGGCGGAGAACGACGGCTACGCCTCCGACTCCAAACCGAGCGACGGCGAGGTGGAGCCCTGTTTGAAACGGTGCCACTCCCACCAGCTGAGGGGCGACTCGTCTCTCAGCCGCCGCTACGGCTCTGACATCATCCGGCGAGGCGTGCTGGCCtcctga
- the asmt2 gene encoding acetylserotonin O-methyltransferase 2 has product MAEHLSQSELDYPFKLLEYFNGFRVSKVIFSACELGVFDLLLTSQEPLSAQHVARELSTSVDGIERLLDALVGIEILEVETKDGTAVYSSTDVASLYLAKGSAKSLHDMIAYQSQTIYPLWNNMVDAVREGKNQNEKTFGLPSGDIFKAIYRSEEEMLKFMGLMNSSWVLDGHDIVTAFNLSGFQTIVDLGGCTGALAREMAKAYPSSSVTVFDLPQVVETAQKHFSQEDDTVVFQTGDFFSGEVPAADLYVLARIIHDWPEEKCVTLLKKIYDTCKPGGGILLVEAMLFENRRGPIMAQIFSLNMLVQAEGRERPPSEYTHLLKMSGFLNVQVCRTGKSYDAILATR; this is encoded by the exons ATGGCTGAACATCTGTCCCAGAGCGAGCTCGACTACCCCTTCAAACTTCTGGAGTATTTCAACGGGTTCAGGGTCTCCAAG GTGATATTTTCGGCGTGTGAGCTCGGCGTGTTCGACCTCCTGCTGACGTCCCAGGAGCCTCTCAGCGCGCAGCACGTGGCCCGGGAGCTGAGCACCAGCGTGGACGGGATCGAGCGGCTGCTGGACGCCCTGGTGGGCATCGAGATTCTGGAGGTGGAGACCAAAGATGGGacgg CTGTTTACAGCAGCACCGATGTGGCAAGCCTTTACTTGGCCAAAGGCAGCGCCAAGTCTCTCCACGACATGATCGCCTACCAGTCCCAGACCATTTACCCTCTGTGGAACAACATGGTGGACGCTGTCAG GGAGGGGAAGAACCAGAATGAAAAGACCTTCGGCCTCCCCTCAGGGGATATTTTCAAAGCTATTTACAG ATCGGAGGAGGAGATGCTGAAATTCATGGGTCTGATGAACTCCTCGTGGGTTCTCGACGGACACGACATCGTGACAGCGTTCAACCTCTCCGGCTTTCAGACAATCGTAGATCTCGGAG GGTGCACCGGGGCTCTGGCTCGAGAGATGGCGAAGGCGTATCCGTCCTCCTCCGTCACCGTGTTCGACCTCCCGCAGGTCGTAGAGACGGCTCAGAAACATTTCTCCCAGGAGGACGATACCGTTGTTTTTCAGACCG GAGATTTCTTCAGTGGAGAGGTTCCTGCTGCTGACCTGTACGTTCTGGCCAGAATCATTCACGACTGGCCTGAGGAGAAGTGTGTGACGCTGCTGAAGAAGATCTACGACACCTGCAAACCAG GTGGGGGCATCCTGTTGGTGGAGGCCATGCTGTTTGAGAACCGACGAGGCCCCATCATGGCTCAGATCTTCTCCCTCAACATGCTGGTGCAGGCGGAGGGCCGCGAGCGCCCCCCGTCCGAGTACACCCACCTGCTGAAGATGAGCGGCTTCCTGAACGTTCAGGTGTGTCGGACCGGGAAGTCCTACGACGCCATCCTGGCCACCAGATGA